TAAAGCAGGTGAGAAGCCAGTTCCTGATTATCTATATGAAGATCCAATCTATAATGGAGGCATTGAGTTATTTACATCAGGAAAGGGTTCTGTCTCGAGAATATGGGACCCAAATGTAAATGAAAGATTCAACTTGCTTATATTAGAATTAGGAAAAAGATTTGACGATAAAGAAAATTTTGAAGGAATAGTTTTTGAGGAAAGTGCTCTTGATATAGATACTACAACAGCAGAGGGTTATTCTGTTGAAAAATTGGTTGACGGAATAATGCATAGAAATAACGCAGCTGCTCTGGCTTTTCCCAATTCTGTGGTTATACAGTACATGAATTATGGTCCGTCTGAATTTATTAATCTTTTTGAATATCTTTATTTAACAGGAGTTGGTACGGGCGGTCCCGACCTTGTGCCTGATAAAGGAAGATTTCCTGAAAAACAAAGAATACCCGCTTACGATTATTACCCCCTATACGCAGGTAAAATGCCTTTGGGCGTAGCCGTTCAAACACCTAATTTAATGAAAGATGAAAGAAATAAGAAAGGAATTTTTACTCTGGATGGATTTTGGGATATGGGTTTAAACACATTGAAACTAAATTATATTTTTTGGTCTTTTGTTGAACAGCCCTGGCATAAATTCAGCTTCACGAATGATATTTTACCATACATTAATGAAAGAGAAGGAGAAATCAATGACGGTTGCCCTGAGAATATGCAAGTAAAGTAGGAAAAAATAAAAGAGTATCTAAATGAATATCGGAATTGACATCAGAGTTTTGGCGCGCGGGGCGAGGACGGGGGTGGAGGAATACGCGATTAATCTCCTGTCAGAACTTTTGCCTTTGAACAAGGGCGTTAATTACAAACTTTTTTACAACGCTTTTCGCAAGGCGGAGCTGAATTATCCGTGGCTTAGTTTGGATAATGTCCATCTTAAAGACAGCAGAATCCCTAATCGTTTTTTCTTTGCTGTCGCGCGATATTTGAACGCGCCAAAAATTGACAAACTGCTTGGCGGAATTGATGTCTATTTTAACCCGCATTTTTTTGTCGCGCCCGTTTCTCGCGATTGTCGTAAGGTGATTACTTTTCATGATTTGTCCTTTGAGCATTATCCAGAATTTTTTTCTAAAAGAAAAAGATTGTGGCAAAAGGTTTTAATGAATACAAAAAAAGAAGCGGAGAAAGCGGACAAGATTATCGCTGTTTCTAATTCAACTAAGGCGGACCTGGTTAATCTTTACGGCGTTGATGAAAGAAAAATAGAGGTGATTTATTCGGGGGTTTCGGAAAGATTTAAAGAGATAGACAAGGACAGTCCCTCGCCGCGAGGGACTGTCCCTTGTTGGATAGAAGCGATTAAAAAGAAATATAATTTGCCCGATAAATTTATTTTATATTTCGGGACGATTGAGCCGAGAAAAAATATTGTCGGTATTATTAAAGCGTTTGAATTATTAAAAAAAGATAAGTCATTGAAGTTAGTTATCGCCGGGACAAAGGGGTGGCTTTATAAAGACATTTTCAAAGCGGCTCAAAATTCAAAATATAGCCAAGATATATTTTTTACGGGCTTTGTTGAAGATGCGGACAAACCATTTCTTTATAACTTAGCCGAGCTTTTCGTCTATCCAAGTTTTTTTGAGGGATTTGGATTTCCTCCTTTAGAGGCGATGGCTTGCGGCTTGCCGGTAATTGTCTCTTGTAACTCTTCTCTGCCTGAAGTTGTTGGAAAAGCGGCTCTCATGGTTGACCCTGCCAACATTGACGAACTTGCTTGGGCGATGGAAATCGCGTTGAATGACCAAGAATTAAGAAAACGAATTATCGCGGCGGGCCTTGAGCAAGCGAAGAAATTCTCATGGCGAGAATGCGCGGAGAAGACGATGGCTGTTTTGGGGAAAACGGGGGCTGCCCCCGTTGCGGGGGCAGCCCCCATCCGAAGTAAGATGGCAATTGACGCGCGTTTTTACGGACCTAAGCAAAAGGGGTTGGGGCGTTATGTTCAGAAGTTGGTTGAAAACTTAGAAAGGGAGGATGTTATTAATAAATACTTCGTTTTTTTGAGAAGAGAAAATTGGGATGAATATTATCCTAAAAATCCAAATTTTAAAAAGGTTTTGGCGGATTGCCGATGGTATGGTTTTAAAGAACAGTTTTTAATGCCTTGGAAAATTTGGCGCGAGAAAGCCGACTTGACACACTATCCTCATTTTAATGTTCCAATTTTTGCCCCAAAACCATTTGTTGTCACTATCCACGATTTAATTCTTAAAAGATTTCCCACACGCCGCGCTTCTACGCTTGGTTTTTTTTCTTACTGGTTTAAAAATTTTGCCTATCATTTTGTTATTTCCCTCGCTTTGCGTCGCGCGAAAAAAATTATCGCCATTTCTAATTATACGAAAAAAGATATTTTAAAATATTTCAAAGTTAGTCCGGAGAAAATAGAGGTGGTTTATGAGGGGGGAGTGATACAGACGGGAGCAGCCCCCGAAAGCGGGGGACTGCCCCCTAATATCCAGTCCCCATCTAATATCCCCAACCCTTATTTGCTTTATGTTGGGAATGCTTACCCGCATAAGAATTTAGAAAGGTTGATTTTGGCTTTTGCCAAAATTAAACATTCGGATTTAAGATTAGTTCTGGTGGGGGAGATGGACTATTTTTATCAACGGCTTCAAAAAGAATTTTCTCATGTTCAAGGATTGGTTTTTACCGACTTTGTTTCGGATAGCGATTTGGAAGTTTTGTATCGCGGGGCGTCTCTTTATGTTTTCCCTTCTCTCTGTGAGGGATTTGGACTTCCACCTTTGGAGGCGATGAGTTACGGTTTGCCCGTGGTTTCCTCAAACGCGACTTGTCTGCCTGAAATTTTAGGAGACGCGGCGGTATATTTTAATTCAGAGAACATAGATGAAATGGCGGAAAAAATTAAAGAGGTTTTAGATAACGAGGCGTTAAGAAAAGATTTAATTTTAAAAGGATATAAAAGAGTTAAAAAATACGATTGGATAAAAATGGCGAGAGAAACGGTGAAGATATATAATTAAAGAGGGGACAGTCCCCATTCTGAATGGGGACTGTCCCCGGATTTGTTAAATTTTTTCTTGTGGAGATTTTGTGGTATAATACAAGTATATTATGGAGGGGAAGACAAAACAATTTGGGCGGGTTTTTACCGCTTTGTATGATATTAAGCCCGTTACGGCGGCGGGCGTTTTAGATGTTGAAAGGATAGAGAAGATAACCGACATTTTGGATTTAAGTGGGGAGAAGAAAAAAGAATTTATTCCTTACGATTTGCCAAAAGAAGAATCTTTTAATTTTATTTTAACAAATACAGACGATTTGGATGTTTTGCCAACTCGCGAGGAAATTTTGGCGGAGTTGAATAAAATTGAAAATTTTGAAGAATTTTTAAGGGCGGCCGAAGAGGGGGAGAGAAAAAATAAAGCGCAAGAGGAAAAAGCGCAAGCGGATATTTTGGATAAAAACAATCAAAGGTCAGACCTTTCAAAACGACATTCTCGTGACCTCAATTCTCTTCCACGGATATCGGGGTTAGAGGAATTTTATTTTCCCGAGGTGGCGCGAGGAACAGTTTTAGTCGCGGAGAGCGAGGATAAAAAAGAGGTCCGGGCGGATGGGAATAAATCTTTGTTTAAATTTTTAATGGCAGGGATTTTAATTGCTTTAATTGTTCCGGCGGCCACTTGGGTTGGGTATGGGTTTAAAATCAAAGAGGATGTTTTAAGTAGCGGGCTTTCGGCTTATCAAAATCTTTTGTCCGCCAAACAGTCGTTAGAAGAGTCTGATTGGCAGGATGCCGAGCATAATTTTGGATTGGCGCGTTCAGATTTTTTTGAAGCGCATCAAGATATTAATCAATTAGGTCGGTTGACTTTAGGCGTCTTGGAACAAATGCCGGGCGGTTCTTTAATTTCTTCGGGCAGTCATTTAGTTAAAGTTGGCGAGAGTTTAGCGCGAGCGGGCGAAGGACTTGCCGCGGCGGTTAATCTTTTTTCTTTAAATAATTTATTTAATCTTGTTGAATCGCCGCAAGGCGGGACTCTAACGGATTCAATCGCTTTAAGTAAGGATAATTTAAGAGCGGCTTTGACCGAGATTGAGACGGCCAATCAGGAGATTGAACAGATTAAAATCAAATCGTTGCCGGAAGATATCCAAAGCGGCATTCTTTTTTTGAAAGAAAATTTGCCTTTGGTTAAAGAAACGCTTTCTCAAGCGCTTGATTATTCAGTGGCATTTTTGAGCATTTTAGGGCATGATAATCCTCGCCAGTATCTTTTAATTTTTCAAAACAACGGTGAAGCGAGGGCGACAGGCGGATTTATCGGGACTTATGGCTTAATCACATTAGACAGAGGCGCGTTGACGAACCTTTTCATAGACGGTATTTATAACGCGGACGGACAGTTGCGAGAAAAAATTATTCCTCCGCAGCCGATTCAAAAAATTAGCACCGCTTGGTCAATGCATGACGCGAACTGGTTCGCTGACTTTCCGACTTCCGCCCAAAAAGTGGCTTGGTTCTACGAAAAAACAGGCGGGCCGACGGTTGATGGTGTGATTAGTTTGACACCGACTGTAGTTGAACGCCTCTTGGCGTTAACTGGCCCTATTTCTATGCCGGAATACGGCGTTGAATTGGACGCGAGCAGTTTTGTTGAATTAATTCAATACAAAGTGGAGACCGACTATGATAAAGAGTTAAATCAGCCAAAAAAGATTTTGGCGGATTTTGCTCCGAAATTTATTAAACAAATAGGCGAGTTATCCGCGGAAAAAAAGAAAGAGGCGGTGGAAATTATTTTTGATTGCTTAGAAGAAAAACATATCTTAGTGTTTTTTAGTAATCCTTCTTTGGAAAAATTAGCGGACGAAGAGGGGTGGTCGGGAAAGATTCTTTCAACGGATAAGGATTATTTAAGCGTCGTTTCGTCAAACATTAATGGCTACAAAACAGATTGGGTGATTAAAGAAACAATTGCTCATCAGGCGGAAATTCAAGGAGACGGTTCGGTTATTGACACACTCACTATTACTCGCCAGCATCAGGGAGGCGATTTGGCATACGATT
This genomic stretch from Patescibacteria group bacterium harbors:
- a CDS encoding DUF4012 domain-containing protein, with the translated sequence MEGKTKQFGRVFTALYDIKPVTAAGVLDVERIEKITDILDLSGEKKKEFIPYDLPKEESFNFILTNTDDLDVLPTREEILAELNKIENFEEFLRAAEEGERKNKAQEEKAQADILDKNNQRSDLSKRHSRDLNSLPRISGLEEFYFPEVARGTVLVAESEDKKEVRADGNKSLFKFLMAGILIALIVPAATWVGYGFKIKEDVLSSGLSAYQNLLSAKQSLEESDWQDAEHNFGLARSDFFEAHQDINQLGRLTLGVLEQMPGGSLISSGSHLVKVGESLARAGEGLAAAVNLFSLNNLFNLVESPQGGTLTDSIALSKDNLRAALTEIETANQEIEQIKIKSLPEDIQSGILFLKENLPLVKETLSQALDYSVAFLSILGHDNPRQYLLIFQNNGEARATGGFIGTYGLITLDRGALTNLFIDGIYNADGQLREKIIPPQPIQKISTAWSMHDANWFADFPTSAQKVAWFYEKTGGPTVDGVISLTPTVVERLLALTGPISMPEYGVELDASSFVELIQYKVETDYDKELNQPKKILADFAPKFIKQIGELSAEKKKEAVEIIFDCLEEKHILVFFSNPSLEKLADEEGWSGKILSTDKDYLSVVSSNINGYKTDWVIKETIAHQAEIQGDGSVIDTLTITRQHQGGDLAYDWWNRVNANYLRVYLPLGSQLISAEGQSLEIYQPPIDYEENNFKKDPLVEKIESSMIIDSKTGTRIFEESGKTVFANWAYVSPGETVVLTYKYKLPFKIGLTGATDSYSLLTQKQLGSLGSAFSHQLKFPSNWQVSWRYPETSRLNAGGINFNGDLKTDKFIGASFEF
- a CDS encoding glycosyltransferase family 4 protein, with amino-acid sequence MNIGIDIRVLARGARTGVEEYAINLLSELLPLNKGVNYKLFYNAFRKAELNYPWLSLDNVHLKDSRIPNRFFFAVARYLNAPKIDKLLGGIDVYFNPHFFVAPVSRDCRKVITFHDLSFEHYPEFFSKRKRLWQKVLMNTKKEAEKADKIIAVSNSTKADLVNLYGVDERKIEVIYSGVSERFKEIDKDSPSPRGTVPCWIEAIKKKYNLPDKFILYFGTIEPRKNIVGIIKAFELLKKDKSLKLVIAGTKGWLYKDIFKAAQNSKYSQDIFFTGFVEDADKPFLYNLAELFVYPSFFEGFGFPPLEAMACGLPVIVSCNSSLPEVVGKAALMVDPANIDELAWAMEIALNDQELRKRIIAAGLEQAKKFSWRECAEKTMAVLGKTGAAPVAGAAPIRSKMAIDARFYGPKQKGLGRYVQKLVENLEREDVINKYFVFLRRENWDEYYPKNPNFKKVLADCRWYGFKEQFLMPWKIWREKADLTHYPHFNVPIFAPKPFVVTIHDLILKRFPTRRASTLGFFSYWFKNFAYHFVISLALRRAKKIIAISNYTKKDILKYFKVSPEKIEVVYEGGVIQTGAAPESGGLPPNIQSPSNIPNPYLLYVGNAYPHKNLERLILAFAKIKHSDLRLVLVGEMDYFYQRLQKEFSHVQGLVFTDFVSDSDLEVLYRGASLYVFPSLCEGFGLPPLEAMSYGLPVVSSNATCLPEILGDAAVYFNSENIDEMAEKIKEVLDNEALRKDLILKGYKRVKKYDWIKMARETVKIYN